The following coding sequences lie in one Cannabis sativa cultivar Pink pepper isolate KNU-18-1 chromosome 5, ASM2916894v1, whole genome shotgun sequence genomic window:
- the LOC115717001 gene encoding probable GABA transporter 2 produces MAETSPSLLQTDETFRQNDAGAAFVLQSKGEWWHAGFHLTTAIVGPTILTLPYAFRGLGWGLGFLCLTVMGMVTFYAYYLMSKVLDHCEKAGRRHIRFRELAADVLGSGWMLYFVIFIQTAINTGVGIGAILLAGQCIQIMYDELSPNGSLKLYHFIAMVTVVMIFLSQLPTFHSLRHINLGSLLLSLGYSFLVVGACINAGTSGTAPPKDYSLESSKSARVFSAFSSISILAAIFGNGILPEIQATLAPPATGKMVKGLVMCYTVIFITFYSVAVSGYWVFGNKSNSNIFESLMPDEGPALAPTWVLGLSVVFVLLQLLAIGLVYSQVAYEIMEKKSADTKQGIFAKRNLIPRLVLRTIYMILCGFFAAMLPFFGDISSVVGAVGFIPLDFVLPMLLYNKTYKPPRSSLTYLINISIIVVFTCTGLMGTFSSTRKLVMDAKKFKLFSSEVVN; encoded by the exons ATGGCGGAAACTTCTCCTTCACTTCTTCAAACCGACGAAACATTCCGTCAAAACGACGCCGGAGCAGCCTTCGTTCTTCAATCCAAAG GGGAGTGGTGGCACGCCGGGTTTCATCTTACGACGGCGATTGTTGGACCAACGATTCTGACTTTGCCGTACGCTTTCAGAGGGTTAGGTTGGGGACTTGGGTTTCTTTGCTTGACGGTTATGGGGATGGTCACTTTCTACGCTTATTACCTTATGTCTAAGGTTCTTGATCACTGTGAGAAAGCTGGTCGCCGCCATATCCGATTCCGTGAACTCGCCGCCGACGTTCTAG GTTCAGGTTGGATGTTGTActttgtaatatttattcaaacaGCTATAAATACTGGGGTTGGAATAGGAGCAATTTTACTTGCAGGGCAATGCATTCAG ATAATGTATGATGAGCTTTCCCCCAATGGATCACTGAAATTGTACCACTTCATAGCAATGGTGACTGTGGTTATGATATTCCTGTCTCAACTTCCTACCTTCCATTCACTCAGACACATCAACTTGGGTTCACTACTTCTCAGCTTAGGGTACTCATTTCTTGTGGTTGGTGCTTGTATTAATGCAG GTACTTCAGGAACTGCCCCACCAAAGGACTATTCCTTAGAATCATCCAAGTCAGCAAGAGTTTTCAGTGCCTTCAGTTCCATCTCCATACTAGCAGCCATTTTCGGGAACGGAATATTGCCTGAAATACAA GCTACTCTGGCTCCACCTGCTACTGGAAAGATGGTGAAAGGACTTGTCATGTGTTACACTGTGATTTTCATTACTTTCTACTCGGTTGCAGTGTCTGGTTATTGGGTTTTCGGAAATAAATCCAACTCGAACATTTTCGAGAGCTTAATGCCAGATGAAGGACCTGCTTTGGCTCCAACTTGGGTTCTTGGACTCTCTGTTGTCTTTGTTCTCCTTCAGCTTCTTGCCATTGGCTTG GTTTACTCACAAGTTGCTTATGAGATCATGGAAAAGAAATCAGCTGACACCAAGCAAGGGATTTTCGCGAAAAGAAACTTAATTCCTCGATTAGTTCTTCGAACAATTTATATGATACTTTGCGGGTTTTTTGCAGCCATGCTTCCATTTTTCGGTGACATTAGTAGTGTAGTTGGAGCTGTCGGGTTCATCCCTTTGGATTTCGTCCTCCCGATGCTCCTCTACAACAAAACCTACAAGCCTCCGAGATCATCCCTCACTTATTTGATCAACATTTCCATCATCGTCGTCTTCACTTGCACGGGATTAATGGGCACGTTTTCTTCTACTCGAAAACTTGTTATGGATGCCAAGAAGTTCAAGCTCTTTAGTAGTGAAGTAGTTAACTAG
- the LOC115715738 gene encoding uncharacterized protein LOC115715738, with the protein MEKSKQNYQTKVAAKSNNNQVWDCGSSLYDSFELNSFKRQLDSAIINSSRSFSMPHLSDRRGLPRPHPVNPPLQAVPEPTPSAAAAKKSSKISRSLNKFLRSVFRPKLLNSSSIFRVNTEQSKDGFLVVYDKSSTLTTIPEVPEIDFGGGFSPEIGSLVRRTGSERFAPATSIGISCA; encoded by the coding sequence ATGGAGAAATCAAAGCAAAATTATCAGACTAAGGTCGCGGCGAAGAGTAATAATAATCAGGTTTGGGATTGCGGGAGCTCACTTTACGATTCATTCGAGCTCAATTCCTTCAAACGCCAGCTCGATTCCGCCATTATTAACTCTTCCAGAAGCTTCTCGATGCCTCACTTATCAGATCGACGAGGTCTTCCTCGTCCTCACCCGGTGAATCCACCGTTACAGGCGGTACCTGAACCTACACCGTCGGCGGCGGCGGCGAAGAAATCGTCGAAGATCTCTCGTTCTTTGAACAAATTTCTCCGATCGGTTTTTAGACCGAAACTACTGAACTCGAGTTCGATCTTCCGAGTTAACACGGAGCAATCGAAAGATGGATTCCTCGTTGTTTACGACAAATCAAGTACTCTTACGACGATTCCTGAAGTTCCTGAGATTGATTTCGGAGGTGGATTTTCGCCGGAGATTGGATCGTTAGTGAGGAGAACTGGTTCGGAGCGGTTCGCGCCTGCAACTTCAATCGGTATTTCATGTGCTTAG